A single Comamonas sp. NLF-1-9 DNA region contains:
- a CDS encoding RidA family protein produces the protein MKQDLRAPMGRIAGASLLFCALALAGCAQPAPERASVSAPPPSQVVRHPVANFPISSAVEVPAGASTVYLSGTVPPQRADGSYGNMEEQTTGVLQSISAQLSQLGLGMGDVVRMQAFLVGDRHQGGRLDFDGFMRGYTRFFGTAGQPSLPARSAFQVAALGHPEWLVEIEVTAVRLPASR, from the coding sequence ATGAAACAAGATCTGCGTGCCCCGATGGGCCGCATTGCGGGCGCGAGCCTGCTTTTTTGTGCGCTGGCTCTGGCCGGCTGCGCCCAGCCCGCCCCAGAGCGCGCAAGCGTCAGCGCGCCGCCGCCGAGCCAGGTGGTGCGCCACCCCGTGGCGAACTTCCCGATCTCGTCGGCGGTGGAAGTGCCGGCGGGTGCGTCCACTGTCTATCTGTCGGGCACCGTGCCGCCGCAGCGCGCGGACGGCAGCTACGGCAACATGGAGGAGCAGACCACTGGCGTGCTGCAAAGCATTTCAGCCCAGCTTTCCCAATTGGGCTTGGGCATGGGCGACGTGGTGCGCATGCAGGCCTTTCTGGTGGGCGACCGCCACCAGGGCGGGCGGCTGGATTTTGACGGCTTCATGCGCGGCTATACGCGCTTTTTCGGCACCGCAGGGCAGCCCAGTCTGCCGGCGCGCTCGGCCTTCCAGGTCGCTGCGCTCGGCCACCCCGAGTGGCTCGTCGAGATCGAAGTCACCGCGGTGCGCCTGCCGGCAAGCCGCTGA
- a CDS encoding PRC-barrel domain-containing protein codes for MKFHPLGHGLILSACLALPFAASAQVAGTTVLGTTQSVYAAAANGWSVKKAILDHDVYNDDANPEVVGSVEDIIITPKGSVSYAVVNASKYLGLSSHYVLIPAEQFHVENKRITLPGATKEALRNVPEFKYNKNADEKLK; via the coding sequence ATGAAATTTCACCCACTTGGCCACGGCCTGATCCTGAGCGCCTGCCTCGCTCTGCCCTTTGCCGCCAGCGCGCAGGTGGCCGGCACCACGGTGCTGGGCACCACGCAATCGGTCTACGCCGCAGCCGCCAACGGCTGGAGCGTGAAGAAGGCCATTCTTGACCACGATGTCTACAACGACGACGCCAACCCCGAAGTCGTGGGCAGCGTCGAAGACATCATCATCACGCCCAAGGGCTCGGTGTCCTACGCCGTGGTCAACGCCAGCAAGTACCTGGGCCTGTCGTCCCACTACGTGCTGATCCCGGCCGAGCAGTTCCATGTGGAAAACAAGCGCATCACCCTGCCCGGCGCCACCAAGGAAGCGCTGCGCAACGTGCCCGAGTTCAAGTACAACAAGAACGCTGACGAGAAGCTCAAGTAA